Proteins encoded together in one Falco peregrinus isolate bFalPer1 chromosome 2, bFalPer1.pri, whole genome shotgun sequence window:
- the COMT gene encoding catechol O-methyltransferase isoform X1 codes for MIQLKVRSPLEVLSKDTAQPAEQHRKRSEGTASALLRKMLESFSVLLFVFILLFILLLFLVLIRKNGTAALIWNEIIREKITNFIMNQSKEQRILNFVLQNAVRGDPCSVLDTIDKYCSQKEWAMNVGDEKGLILDKTLEEVNPSVALELGTYCGYSAVRIARLLKPGARLLTVEFNPEFAAIAKQMIEFAGVQDKVKLLEGPSEEIIPQLKKKYEVDTLDFVFLDHWKDRYTPDTILLQECNLLKKGSVLLADNIIVPGAPEFINYIRNNPHFQCTNYPSHLEYMKVVDAMEKAVFLG; via the exons ATGATTCAGCTCAAAGTTAGAAGTCCTTTAGAAGTGTTGTCAAAGGACACTGCTCAACCTG cagagcagcacaggaaaagaTCGGAGGGAACAGCTTCTGCTCTACTGAGAAAg atGCTGGAGAGCTTTTCAGTCCTTTTGTTCGtcttcattctgcttttcattttgctgctctttctggTGCTCATCAGGAAGAACGGCACTGCTGCCCTTATCTGGAATGAAATAATCCGGGAGAAAATAACCAATTTCATCATGAATCAGAGCAAAGAACAGAGGATTTTAAATTTTGTGCTGCAGAATGCAGTCCGAGGAGATCCCTGTAGTGTGCTGGACACTATAGATAAGTACTGCTCCCAGAAAGAATGGGCCATGAATGTGGGTGATGAGAAAG GTTTAATTCTAGACAAGACACTGGAAGAGGTCAATCCATCAGTTGCACTGGAGCTAGGAACATACTGTGGCTACTCAGCAGTTAGGATTGCTCGGCTACTGAAGCCAGGAGCTCGTCTTCTCACTGTGGAATTCAACCCAGAATTTGCTGCTATAGCTAAACAGATGATTGAGTTTGCTGGAGTACAAGACAAG GTAAAACTCCTAGAAGGTCCTTCAGAGGAAATTATCccccagctgaagaaaaaatacgAAGTAGATACTCTGGATTTTGTCTTCCTGGACCACTGGAAAGACAGATACACACCAGATACCATCCTGCTCCAG GAATGCAACTTGCTGAAGAAGGGCTCGGTTCTTCTGGCTGACAATATCATCGTCCCAGGAGCTCCAGAATTCATTAATTATATCCGCAACAACCCCCATTTCCAATGCACTAATTACCCATCTCATTTGGAATATATGAAAGTGGTGGATGCTATGGAAAAGGCTGTGTTTTTGGGATAA
- the COMT gene encoding catechol O-methyltransferase isoform X3: MLESFSVLLFVFILLFILLLFLVLIRKNGTAALIWNEIIREKITNFIMNQSKEQRILNFVLQNAVRGDPCSVLDTIDKYCSQKEWAMNVGDEKGLILDKTLEEVNPSVALELGTYCGYSAVRIARLLKPGARLLTVEFNPEFAAIAKQMIEFAGVQDKVKLLEGPSEEIIPQLKKKYEVDTLDFVFLDHWKDRYTPDTILLQECNLLKKGSVLLADNIIVPGAPEFINYIRNNPHFQCTNYPSHLEYMKVVDAMEKAVFLG, encoded by the exons atGCTGGAGAGCTTTTCAGTCCTTTTGTTCGtcttcattctgcttttcattttgctgctctttctggTGCTCATCAGGAAGAACGGCACTGCTGCCCTTATCTGGAATGAAATAATCCGGGAGAAAATAACCAATTTCATCATGAATCAGAGCAAAGAACAGAGGATTTTAAATTTTGTGCTGCAGAATGCAGTCCGAGGAGATCCCTGTAGTGTGCTGGACACTATAGATAAGTACTGCTCCCAGAAAGAATGGGCCATGAATGTGGGTGATGAGAAAG GTTTAATTCTAGACAAGACACTGGAAGAGGTCAATCCATCAGTTGCACTGGAGCTAGGAACATACTGTGGCTACTCAGCAGTTAGGATTGCTCGGCTACTGAAGCCAGGAGCTCGTCTTCTCACTGTGGAATTCAACCCAGAATTTGCTGCTATAGCTAAACAGATGATTGAGTTTGCTGGAGTACAAGACAAG GTAAAACTCCTAGAAGGTCCTTCAGAGGAAATTATCccccagctgaagaaaaaatacgAAGTAGATACTCTGGATTTTGTCTTCCTGGACCACTGGAAAGACAGATACACACCAGATACCATCCTGCTCCAG GAATGCAACTTGCTGAAGAAGGGCTCGGTTCTTCTGGCTGACAATATCATCGTCCCAGGAGCTCCAGAATTCATTAATTATATCCGCAACAACCCCCATTTCCAATGCACTAATTACCCATCTCATTTGGAATATATGAAAGTGGTGGATGCTATGGAAAAGGCTGTGTTTTTGGGATAA
- the COMT gene encoding catechol O-methyltransferase isoform X2, producing MLTEPAEQHRKRSEGTASALLRKMLESFSVLLFVFILLFILLLFLVLIRKNGTAALIWNEIIREKITNFIMNQSKEQRILNFVLQNAVRGDPCSVLDTIDKYCSQKEWAMNVGDEKGLILDKTLEEVNPSVALELGTYCGYSAVRIARLLKPGARLLTVEFNPEFAAIAKQMIEFAGVQDKVKLLEGPSEEIIPQLKKKYEVDTLDFVFLDHWKDRYTPDTILLQECNLLKKGSVLLADNIIVPGAPEFINYIRNNPHFQCTNYPSHLEYMKVVDAMEKAVFLG from the exons ATGCTTACAGAACCAG cagagcagcacaggaaaagaTCGGAGGGAACAGCTTCTGCTCTACTGAGAAAg atGCTGGAGAGCTTTTCAGTCCTTTTGTTCGtcttcattctgcttttcattttgctgctctttctggTGCTCATCAGGAAGAACGGCACTGCTGCCCTTATCTGGAATGAAATAATCCGGGAGAAAATAACCAATTTCATCATGAATCAGAGCAAAGAACAGAGGATTTTAAATTTTGTGCTGCAGAATGCAGTCCGAGGAGATCCCTGTAGTGTGCTGGACACTATAGATAAGTACTGCTCCCAGAAAGAATGGGCCATGAATGTGGGTGATGAGAAAG GTTTAATTCTAGACAAGACACTGGAAGAGGTCAATCCATCAGTTGCACTGGAGCTAGGAACATACTGTGGCTACTCAGCAGTTAGGATTGCTCGGCTACTGAAGCCAGGAGCTCGTCTTCTCACTGTGGAATTCAACCCAGAATTTGCTGCTATAGCTAAACAGATGATTGAGTTTGCTGGAGTACAAGACAAG GTAAAACTCCTAGAAGGTCCTTCAGAGGAAATTATCccccagctgaagaaaaaatacgAAGTAGATACTCTGGATTTTGTCTTCCTGGACCACTGGAAAGACAGATACACACCAGATACCATCCTGCTCCAG GAATGCAACTTGCTGAAGAAGGGCTCGGTTCTTCTGGCTGACAATATCATCGTCCCAGGAGCTCCAGAATTCATTAATTATATCCGCAACAACCCCCATTTCCAATGCACTAATTACCCATCTCATTTGGAATATATGAAAGTGGTGGATGCTATGGAAAAGGCTGTGTTTTTGGGATAA